A window of the Nitrospirota bacterium genome harbors these coding sequences:
- a CDS encoding glycosyltransferase produces EDFHDVYNGADLADRLVFTGYVDRQTLTALLENARVLAIVSLMEGFGLPVLEAMAANVPVLSSNVSSLPEVAGDAAFYVDPLDVDSITKGLHRLLSDEALRTDLTVRGVKRLNNFSWESAAQKTMDVFLAAVGKKP; encoded by the coding sequence GAGGACTTCCACGACGTGTATAATGGGGCGGACCTTGCGGACAGGCTGGTCTTCACCGGCTACGTAGACAGGCAAACCCTTACCGCACTTCTCGAAAATGCCAGGGTATTAGCCATCGTCTCATTGATGGAGGGTTTTGGCCTGCCGGTTTTGGAAGCCATGGCCGCAAACGTGCCCGTGTTGTCTTCCAACGTCTCATCGCTGCCGGAGGTTGCCGGAGACGCTGCCTTTTACGTAGACCCACTCGACGTAGATTCCATTACAAAGGGGCTTCACAGGCTTTTGTCCGATGAGGCGCTAAGAACAGACCTCACCGTAAGAGGAGTAAAAAGGTTAAATAACTTTTCCTGGGAATCCGCCGCTCAAAAGACTATGGACGTGTTCCTGGCCGCAGTTGGAAAAAAGCCGTAG